One Calonectris borealis chromosome 16, bCalBor7.hap1.2, whole genome shotgun sequence DNA window includes the following coding sequences:
- the POLR3K gene encoding DNA-directed RNA polymerase III subunit RPC10, whose amino-acid sequence MLLFCPACGNVLVAEEGPRCHRFACTTCPYVRNVTRKVTSRKYPRLKEVDDVLGGAAAWENVDSTAEPCPKCEHPRAYFMQIQTRSADEPMTTFYKCCNAQCGHRWRD is encoded by the exons atGCTGCTCTTCTGCCCGGCCTGCGGCAACGTGCTGGTGGCCGAGGAGGGGCCGCGCTGCCACCGCTTCGCCTGCACCACCTGCCCCTACGTGCGCAACGTCACGCGGAAg GTGACGAGCAGGAAGTACCCGCGGCTGAAGGAGGTGGACGACGTGCTGGGCGGCGCCGCGGCCTGGGAGAACGTGGACTCCACCGCAG AGCCGTGCCCCAAGTGCGAGCACCCCCGCGCCTACTTCATGCAGATCCAGACGCGCTCGGCCGACGAGCCCATGACCACCTTCTACAAGTGCTGCAACGCGCAGTGCGGGCACCGCTGGCGGGACTGA
- the SNRNP25 gene encoding U11/U12 small nuclear ribonucleoprotein 25 kDa protein — translation MAEAEEELAHAEVLELFQAALARLVQDPLLCDLPPQVTAEEIGSQVALEYGQAMTVRVCKADGETMPVVVVQNASVLELKKALRRHVQLRQARQGGVQHLSWKYIWRTYHLTYAGEKLADDRKKLREYGIRNRDEVSFIKKLRK, via the exons ATGGCGGAGGCCGAGGAGGAGCTGGCGCACGCCGAGGTGCTGGAGCTCTTCCAGGCGGCGCTGGCGCGGCTGGTGCAGGACCCGCTGCTCTGCGACCTCCCGCCGCag GTGACGGCGGAGGAGATCGGCTCGCAGGTGGCGCTGGAGTACGGGCAGGCCATGACGGTGCGCGTCTGCAAGGCGGACGGCGAGACCATGC CCGTGGTGGTGGTGCAGAACGCCTCGGTGCTGGAGCTGAAGAAGGCGCTGCGGCGGCACGTCCAGCTGCGGCAGGCACGGCAGGGCGGCGTCCAGCACCTCAGCTG GAAGTACATATGGAGGACATACCACTTAACCTACGCCGGAGAGAAGCTGGCGGATGACAGGAAGAAGCTGAGAGA GTATGGCATCAGAAACCGGGATGAGGTCAGCTTCATAAAGAAACTTCGAAAGTAA